A DNA window from Pseudomonas wuhanensis contains the following coding sequences:
- the cysM gene encoding cysteine synthase CysM codes for MTLQYPTIADCVGNTPLVRLQRLPGATSNTLLLKLEGNNPAGSVKDRPALSMITRAELRGQIHAGDTLIEATSGNTGIALAMAAAIKGYKMILIMPDNSSAERKAAMTAYGAELILVSQEEGMEGARDLAQRMEAEGRGKVLDQFANFDNPEAHYTTTGPEIWRQTQGTITHFVSSMGTTGTIMGVSRYLKEQNDNVQIIGLQPMEGSAIPGIRRWPQEYLPKIYQVDRVDRIVDMAQSEAEDVTRRLAREEGIFCGVSSGGAVAAMLRLSKEVENAVIVAIICDRGDRYLSTGIFDAPN; via the coding sequence ATGACCTTGCAGTACCCAACCATCGCCGATTGCGTCGGCAACACTCCGCTGGTCCGTTTGCAGCGCCTGCCTGGCGCCACCAGCAACACCCTTTTGCTCAAGCTCGAAGGGAATAACCCGGCGGGTTCGGTCAAGGACCGTCCGGCGCTGTCGATGATCACCCGCGCCGAATTGCGCGGGCAGATCCACGCCGGCGATACGCTGATCGAAGCGACCTCGGGCAACACCGGGATCGCCCTGGCCATGGCTGCCGCGATCAAGGGTTACAAGATGATCCTGATCATGCCGGACAACTCCAGCGCCGAACGCAAAGCCGCGATGACGGCCTATGGCGCCGAGCTGATTCTGGTCAGCCAGGAAGAAGGCATGGAAGGCGCGCGCGACCTCGCCCAGCGAATGGAAGCCGAGGGCCGGGGCAAAGTATTGGACCAGTTTGCCAACTTCGACAATCCCGAGGCGCACTACACCACCACCGGCCCGGAAATCTGGCGTCAGACCCAGGGCACCATCACGCATTTCGTCAGCTCGATGGGCACCACCGGCACCATCATGGGTGTTTCGCGCTACCTCAAGGAACAGAACGACAACGTGCAGATCATCGGCCTGCAACCGATGGAAGGCTCGGCGATTCCGGGCATCCGTCGCTGGCCGCAGGAATATCTGCCGAAGATCTACCAGGTCGATCGCGTGGACCGGATCGTCGACATGGCGCAAAGCGAAGCCGAAGACGTGACCCGTCGTCTGGCCCGCGAAGAAGGCATCTTCTGTGGTGTGTCTTCTGGCGGTGCCGTGGCGGCGATGCTGCGTCTGTCCAAGGAAGTTGAAAACGCGGTGATCGTCGCGATCATCTGCGACCGTGGCGACCGTTACTTGTCGACCGGCATTTTCGACGCGCCCAACTGA
- the rlmD gene encoding 23S rRNA (uracil(1939)-C(5))-methyltransferase RlmD, producing MAKHERGLRFQPTGGSKAPQVPTGKKQRLTIERLANDGRGIAFFEGRTWFVIGALAGEDVEVRVLGAHGKVVEARTERVFQSSELRRPAPCAHAARCGGCSVQHLPHNEQLALKQRMLAEQLSRVAGVEPDEWAAPLSGPEFGYRRRARVAVRWDMKAKKLEVGFRAAGSQDIVAINECPVLVQPLQPIMTRLPEMLRRLSKPQALGHVELFSGSSLAVLLRHMAPLSEADMTILKEFCAFHEAQLWLHGEGEPQPVEADQSLGYRLEQWDLNLAYRPGDFIQVNAGVNEAMVAQALAWLAPKSDERVLDLFCGLGNFALPLAKTVREVVAVEGVQAMVERAAANAVSNNLHNAKFFQADLSQPLADAEWADEGFCAVLLDPPRDGAFEVVRKLASLGAKRLVYVSCNPATLARDTAELIKQGYRLKRAGILDMFPQTAHVEAMALFDAS from the coding sequence ATGGCCAAGCACGAGAGAGGCCTGCGCTTCCAGCCCACGGGCGGCAGCAAGGCCCCGCAAGTCCCGACCGGCAAAAAGCAGCGCTTGACCATCGAGCGCCTGGCCAATGACGGTCGCGGTATCGCGTTTTTCGAAGGTCGCACCTGGTTCGTCATCGGCGCATTGGCCGGTGAAGATGTCGAGGTGCGGGTCTTGGGTGCCCACGGAAAAGTGGTCGAGGCGCGCACCGAGCGCGTGTTCCAGTCCAGTGAATTGCGCCGCCCGGCACCGTGCGCTCATGCCGCTCGTTGTGGCGGTTGCAGCGTGCAGCATCTGCCCCACAACGAACAGCTCGCCCTGAAACAGCGCATGCTCGCCGAGCAATTGTCGCGGGTTGCCGGTGTCGAACCTGATGAGTGGGCAGCGCCGTTGAGCGGTCCGGAATTCGGCTACCGTCGTCGCGCCCGAGTGGCGGTGCGTTGGGACATGAAAGCGAAAAAACTCGAGGTCGGCTTCCGCGCTGCCGGCAGTCAGGACATCGTCGCCATCAACGAATGCCCGGTGCTGGTACAGCCCTTGCAACCGATCATGACCCGCTTGCCGGAGATGCTGCGGCGCTTGAGCAAACCTCAGGCACTGGGGCATGTGGAGTTGTTCAGTGGTTCGTCATTGGCGGTATTGCTGCGGCACATGGCGCCGTTGTCCGAAGCCGACATGACCATCCTCAAGGAATTCTGCGCGTTCCATGAAGCCCAGTTGTGGCTGCATGGGGAGGGCGAGCCCCAACCGGTCGAGGCCGATCAGTCGCTGGGCTATCGCCTTGAACAGTGGGACTTGAACCTGGCGTATCGGCCGGGGGATTTCATCCAGGTCAATGCCGGGGTCAACGAAGCGATGGTCGCCCAGGCGTTGGCGTGGTTGGCGCCGAAATCTGATGAGCGGGTTCTGGATCTGTTTTGTGGGTTGGGCAACTTTGCCTTGCCGCTGGCCAAAACCGTTCGCGAAGTGGTGGCGGTGGAGGGCGTGCAGGCGATGGTCGAGCGTGCCGCCGCGAATGCTGTCAGCAATAATCTGCATAACGCAAAGTTTTTTCAGGCCGATTTATCCCAGCCTTTGGCCGATGCCGAATGGGCCGATGAAGGCTTTTGTGCGGTACTCTTGGACCCACCTCGCGACGGCGCTTTCGAGGTGGTGCGCAAGCTGGCGTCCCTGGGCGCCAAACGATTGGTGTATGTGTCGTGCAACCCTGCAACGTTGGCGCGCGACACGGCCGAATTGATCAAGCAGGGCTACCGGTTAAAACGTGCCGGGATTCTCGATATGTTTCCTCAGACGGCACATGTCGAGGCCATGGCGTTATTTGACGCGAGCTAG
- a CDS encoding DUF2058 domain-containing protein, which produces MSISLRDQLLKAGLVNQKQAKQVGKEKQKQQRLAHKGQIELDDSQQRAAQEAMAEKVKRDQELNRQQQEKAEAKARAAQVKQLIEVSRLPKLTTEDYYNFVDDKKVKRISVNTLMRNQLSNGFLAIVHHAGGYEVIPREAALKIQERDPQRIVQLNVKKEEVAAEDDPYAAYQIPDDLMW; this is translated from the coding sequence ATGAGCATTTCCCTTCGCGACCAGTTGCTCAAAGCAGGGCTGGTCAATCAAAAGCAGGCCAAACAGGTCGGCAAAGAGAAGCAGAAGCAGCAACGTCTGGCCCACAAAGGCCAGATCGAACTCGATGACTCCCAGCAGCGTGCCGCTCAGGAAGCCATGGCCGAGAAGGTCAAGCGCGATCAGGAGCTGAACCGCCAGCAGCAGGAGAAGGCCGAAGCGAAGGCCCGCGCCGCTCAGGTCAAGCAATTGATCGAAGTCTCACGCCTGCCCAAGCTGACCACCGAGGACTACTACAACTTCGTCGATGACAAGAAGGTCAAGCGCATCTCCGTCAACACGCTGATGCGCAACCAGCTGAGCAATGGCTTCCTGGCGATCGTGCACCACGCCGGCGGTTACGAAGTGATCCCCCGTGAGGCGGCCCTGAAGATCCAGGAACGCGATCCACAACGGATCGTGCAGCTGAACGTCAAGAAGGAAGAAGTCGCTGCCGAGGACGATCCGTACGCGGCCTATCAGATCCCTGACGATCTGATGTGGTAA
- the relA gene encoding GTP diphosphokinase, whose protein sequence is MVQVRAHQPINTDGSINLEAWLDHAVSVDAALDREALKEACEFAREAEQQANAAKNLWSEGTSSFRTGLEIAEILADLKLDQDSLVAAVLYRGVREGQIQLPAVSQRFGPVVAKLIDGVLRMAAISASLSPRQSLVLGTQGQVENLRKMLVAMVDDVRVALIKLAERTCAIRAVKTADDEKRNRVAREVFDIYAPLAHRLGIGHIKWELEDLSFRYLEPDQYKQIAKLLHERRLDRERFIADVMTQLKDELQATGVDADISGRAKHIYSIWRKMQRKGLEFSQIYDVRAVRVLVPEMRDCYTALGIVHTLWRHIPKEFDDYIANPKENGYRSLHTAVIGPEGKVLEVQIRTHAMHEEAELGVCAHWKYKGTDVKSGSNHYEEKISWLRQVLEWHEELGDIGGLAEQLRVDIEPDRVYIFTPDGHAIDLPKGATPLDFAYRVHTEIGHNCRGAKINGRIVPLNYSLQTGEQVEIITSKHGTPSRDWLNPNLGYITTSRARAKIVHWFKLQARDQNVAAGKTLLERELNRLGLPQVDFDKLAEKANMKTAEDMFAALGAGDLRLAQLVNLAQQLVEPERGNEQLELIPRKATGYKPGKRGDIQIQGVGNLMTQMAGCCQPLPGDAIVGYITQGRGVSIHRQDCASVLQLAGREPERIIQVSWGPVPVLTYPVDIIIRAYDRSGLLRDVSQVLLNERINVLAVNTRSNKEDNTALMSLTIEIPGLDALGRLLGRISQLPNIIETRRNRTP, encoded by the coding sequence ATGGTACAGGTGAGAGCACACCAGCCGATCAACACCGACGGCAGTATCAATCTCGAGGCTTGGCTCGATCATGCGGTCAGTGTCGATGCGGCACTGGATCGCGAAGCCTTGAAGGAAGCCTGCGAGTTCGCTCGCGAGGCCGAACAACAAGCCAATGCGGCGAAGAATCTGTGGTCCGAAGGGACCTCGAGTTTCCGCACGGGCCTTGAAATCGCCGAGATTCTCGCCGACCTCAAACTCGACCAGGATTCGTTGGTCGCGGCGGTGCTGTACCGCGGCGTACGCGAAGGCCAGATCCAGTTGCCGGCGGTCAGCCAGCGTTTCGGTCCGGTGGTCGCCAAACTTATCGACGGCGTGTTGCGCATGGCGGCGATCAGCGCCAGCCTGAGCCCCCGTCAATCCTTGGTACTGGGCACTCAGGGCCAGGTCGAAAACCTGCGCAAAATGCTCGTGGCCATGGTCGACGACGTGCGCGTCGCGCTGATCAAGCTGGCCGAGCGCACCTGTGCGATCCGCGCGGTGAAAACAGCCGACGACGAGAAGCGCAATCGCGTCGCCCGTGAAGTCTTCGACATTTACGCGCCGCTCGCCCACCGCCTCGGCATCGGTCATATCAAGTGGGAGCTGGAGGACTTGTCCTTCCGCTATCTTGAGCCCGATCAGTACAAGCAGATCGCCAAGTTGCTCCACGAGCGACGGCTGGACCGCGAGCGCTTCATCGCCGACGTGATGACCCAACTCAAAGACGAGTTGCAGGCCACCGGCGTCGATGCCGACATCAGCGGTCGGGCCAAACACATCTATTCGATCTGGCGCAAAATGCAGCGCAAGGGTCTGGAATTCAGCCAGATTTACGACGTGCGCGCTGTTCGTGTGCTGGTGCCGGAAATGCGTGACTGCTACACCGCGCTCGGCATCGTCCATACCCTGTGGCGGCACATTCCGAAAGAGTTCGACGACTACATCGCCAACCCGAAGGAGAACGGCTACCGCTCGCTGCACACCGCGGTAATCGGCCCTGAAGGCAAGGTGCTGGAAGTGCAGATCCGCACCCATGCGATGCACGAAGAAGCCGAGCTGGGGGTCTGCGCCCACTGGAAATACAAGGGCACCGACGTCAAGTCCGGCTCGAACCACTACGAAGAGAAGATCTCCTGGCTGCGTCAGGTGCTCGAGTGGCACGAAGAGCTGGGTGATATTGGTGGCCTTGCCGAACAACTGCGCGTTGATATCGAGCCGGACCGGGTCTACATCTTTACCCCGGACGGTCACGCCATCGACTTGCCGAAGGGCGCGACACCGCTGGACTTCGCTTACCGCGTGCACACCGAAATCGGTCACAACTGCCGCGGCGCCAAGATCAACGGGCGGATCGTGCCGCTCAACTACAGCCTGCAAACCGGTGAACAGGTCGAGATCATCACCAGCAAGCACGGCACTCCGAGCCGCGACTGGCTGAACCCGAACCTGGGTTACATCACTACCTCGCGGGCGCGGGCGAAGATCGTTCACTGGTTCAAATTGCAGGCGCGCGATCAGAACGTCGCGGCCGGTAAAACCTTGCTCGAGCGCGAACTCAATCGCCTCGGCCTGCCGCAGGTGGACTTCGACAAGCTGGCCGAGAAGGCCAACATGAAGACCGCCGAGGACATGTTCGCCGCATTGGGCGCAGGCGATTTGCGCCTGGCGCAATTGGTGAATCTGGCGCAGCAACTGGTCGAGCCGGAACGCGGCAACGAACAGCTGGAACTGATCCCGCGCAAAGCGACTGGCTACAAACCGGGTAAGCGTGGCGACATCCAGATTCAGGGCGTCGGCAACCTGATGACCCAGATGGCCGGCTGCTGCCAGCCGTTGCCGGGGGACGCCATCGTCGGTTACATCACCCAGGGCCGTGGCGTGAGCATCCACCGTCAGGACTGCGCCTCGGTGCTGCAACTGGCCGGGCGCGAGCCGGAGCGGATCATTCAGGTCAGCTGGGGGCCGGTGCCGGTGCTCACTTATCCGGTGGACATCATCATCCGTGCCTACGACCGTTCCGGTCTGCTGCGTGACGTGTCGCAGGTACTGCTCAACGAGCGGATCAACGTGCTGGCGGTCAACACCCGTTCGAACAAAGAGGACAACACGGCGTTGATGTCCCTGACCATCGAGATTCCGGGGCTGGATGCACTGGGGCGGTTGCTGGGGCGGATTTCCCAGTTGCCGAACATCATCGAAACCCGTCGTAACCGCACACCGTGA
- the fabB gene encoding beta-ketoacyl-ACP synthase I, with the protein MRRVVITGLGIVSCLGNDKETVSANLRASRPGIRFNPEYAEMGLRSQVSGSIDLPLEELIDRKIYRFVGHAAAYAYLAMKDAIADSGLTEEQVSNPRTGLIAGSGGASTLNQMEALDILREKGVKRVGPYRVTRTMSSTVSACLATPFKIKGLNYSIASACATSAHCIGTAMEQIQMGKQDIVFAGGGEEEHWSQSFLFDAMGALSSQYNETPEKASRAYDAKRDGFVIAGGGGMVVVEELEHALARGAKIYAEIVGYGATSDGYDMVAPSGEGAIRCMQMAMSTVDAPIDYLNTHGTSTPVGDVMEMKGVREVFGDKAPAISSTKSLSGHSLGAAGVHEAIYCMLMMEGNFMAGSANIDELDPEVADMPILTKTREDATINTVMSNSFGFGGTNATLVLKRWQGK; encoded by the coding sequence ATGCGCCGCGTCGTTATCACTGGTCTGGGCATCGTTTCGTGCCTGGGCAATGACAAAGAGACCGTCTCCGCTAACCTGCGTGCAAGCCGCCCTGGCATCCGGTTCAACCCGGAATATGCCGAAATGGGTCTGCGTAGCCAGGTTTCCGGCTCCATTGACCTTCCCCTCGAAGAGCTGATCGATCGCAAGATCTATCGCTTCGTCGGCCACGCGGCGGCTTACGCCTACCTGGCCATGAAAGATGCCATCGCTGACTCCGGCCTGACCGAAGAGCAAGTGTCCAACCCGCGTACCGGTCTGATCGCCGGTTCCGGTGGTGCCTCCACGCTGAACCAGATGGAAGCGCTGGACATCCTGCGCGAGAAAGGCGTCAAGCGCGTCGGCCCATATCGCGTAACGCGGACCATGAGCAGCACTGTTTCCGCCTGCCTGGCCACCCCGTTCAAGATCAAGGGCCTGAACTACTCCATCGCTTCTGCCTGCGCCACCAGTGCCCACTGCATCGGTACGGCCATGGAACAGATCCAGATGGGCAAGCAGGACATCGTGTTCGCCGGCGGCGGTGAAGAAGAGCATTGGAGCCAATCGTTCCTGTTCGACGCCATGGGCGCACTGTCCAGCCAGTACAACGAAACCCCGGAAAAAGCTTCCCGCGCCTACGACGCCAAGCGTGACGGTTTCGTCATCGCCGGCGGTGGCGGCATGGTCGTGGTCGAAGAGCTGGAACACGCTCTGGCCCGCGGCGCGAAGATCTACGCGGAAATCGTTGGCTACGGAGCGACCTCCGACGGCTACGACATGGTCGCCCCAAGCGGCGAAGGCGCCATCCGCTGCATGCAGATGGCCATGTCCACCGTCGACGCACCGATCGACTACCTGAACACCCACGGCACCTCGACTCCGGTCGGCGACGTCATGGAAATGAAAGGTGTGCGTGAAGTGTTCGGCGACAAGGCTCCGGCCATCAGCTCCACCAAGAGCCTGTCGGGTCACTCCCTGGGCGCCGCCGGCGTTCACGAAGCGATCTACTGCATGCTGATGATGGAAGGCAACTTCATGGCAGGCTCCGCCAACATCGACGAACTGGACCCGGAAGTGGCAGACATGCCAATCCTGACCAAGACTCGCGAAGACGCCACCATCAACACCGTGATGAGCAACAGCTTCGGCTTCGGTGGCACCAACGCCACGCTGGTACTGAAGCGCTGGCAGGGCAAGTAA
- the fabA gene encoding 3-hydroxyacyl-[acyl-carrier-protein] dehydratase FabA, translating into MTKQNAFTREDLLRCSRGELFGPGNAQLPAPNMLMVDRITHISEEGGKYGKGELVAELDITPDLWFFACHFEGDPVMPGCLGLDAMWQLVGFFLGWQGLPGRGRALGSGEVKFFGQVLPTAKKVTYNIHIKRVLKGKLNMAIADGSVTVDGREIYTAEGLRVGVFTSTDNF; encoded by the coding sequence ATGACCAAACAAAACGCCTTTACCCGGGAAGACCTGCTGCGCTGCAGTCGTGGTGAGTTGTTCGGCCCGGGTAACGCGCAACTGCCCGCCCCGAACATGCTGATGGTCGATCGCATCACTCATATCAGCGAAGAGGGTGGCAAGTACGGCAAAGGTGAATTGGTCGCCGAGCTGGATATCACTCCAGACCTGTGGTTCTTCGCCTGCCACTTCGAAGGTGATCCGGTAATGCCGGGCTGCCTGGGCCTTGATGCCATGTGGCAACTGGTCGGTTTTTTCCTCGGCTGGCAAGGCTTGCCGGGCCGCGGACGCGCCCTGGGTTCGGGCGAAGTTAAATTCTTTGGCCAGGTACTGCCGACCGCCAAGAAAGTCACCTATAACATCCATATCAAACGCGTCCTGAAGGGCAAGCTGAACATGGCCATTGCCGATGGTTCGGTGACCGTCGACGGCCGCGAAATTTATACCGCCGAAGGCCTTCGGGTCGGCGTTTTCACCTCCACTGACAACTTCTAA
- the mazG gene encoding nucleoside triphosphate pyrophosphohydrolase, giving the protein MYSLEDLLHLMNRLRDPQYGCPWDIKQTYATIVPHTLEEAYEVADAIERGDFDHLQGELGDLLFQVVYYSQLAREEGRFEFDGVVDSITRKLIRRHPHVFPTGDLYAPLDIPRLNEEQVKQRWEEIKAEERAEKSSAPEQLSLLDDVPAALPALSRSAKLQKRAGQVGFDWPDALPVLDKVREELDEVLEAMADNDSAAIADEVGDLLFSVVNLARHLKVDPETALRGANSKFERRFRFIEQALRDTHRPIEDCTLEELDALWGEAKRQEKNLPSCG; this is encoded by the coding sequence ATGTATTCACTTGAAGACTTGCTGCACCTGATGAACCGTCTGCGCGATCCGCAGTACGGCTGCCCGTGGGACATCAAGCAAACCTACGCGACCATCGTCCCGCACACCCTGGAAGAAGCCTACGAAGTCGCCGATGCCATCGAGCGCGGGGACTTCGATCATTTGCAGGGTGAGTTGGGCGACTTGCTGTTCCAGGTGGTTTATTACAGCCAACTGGCTCGGGAAGAAGGGCGTTTCGAGTTCGATGGCGTGGTCGACAGCATCACGCGCAAGCTGATCCGTCGTCATCCTCACGTGTTCCCCACCGGTGATCTGTATGCGCCGCTGGACATCCCGCGACTGAATGAAGAGCAGGTCAAGCAACGCTGGGAAGAGATCAAGGCTGAAGAGCGCGCCGAGAAGTCTTCGGCGCCGGAGCAGTTGTCCTTGCTCGACGACGTGCCTGCCGCGTTACCGGCGCTGTCCCGTTCGGCAAAACTGCAGAAGCGTGCAGGGCAGGTCGGTTTCGACTGGCCGGACGCCTTGCCGGTGCTCGACAAGGTTCGCGAAGAGCTCGATGAAGTGCTCGAAGCCATGGCCGACAATGACTCGGCAGCGATTGCCGATGAAGTCGGCGACTTGCTGTTTTCCGTGGTCAATCTGGCGCGACACCTCAAGGTCGATCCGGAAACCGCACTGCGCGGCGCTAACTCAAAATTTGAAAGACGCTTCCGTTTTATCGAACAGGCATTGCGCGACACCCACCGTCCCATAGAAGATTGCACCCTCGAAGAGTTGGACGCCTTGTGGGGCGAAGCCAAACGTCAGGAAAAGAATTTGCCCAGCTGCGGTTGA